The region ACTGCCGGAGATAGCAAAGAGTAAAATAATTGACTTCCTCCGACTCTCAGTCTCTGGGTCGTTAACAATTTTTCCATTGGAGCTCGCCCGAAGCCTCCTGCGAGCCTTATTGGCAACTAGAATGTGTCTGACGGTCAGACCATTCAGCAGGAAAATAAAGACAAACGGGAGCCCTGGATTTAAAGTACGCGCAAACCAATCATATATTGTCCATGCTACTGAGGTGAAGTAGCTTGATACTACATTACAAAACCAGGACATGTTGTTAATTGTATACAGCGGTTCATAGATAAAGTACCAGGGAGCGCTTTTCAAACAGCTCAACACACCGATTGTCCAGATAACCACTGCCGCGGTTCTCTCAGTACAATAGTTTGTTTTCAGCTTCGGGCAACAAATGGCCACGAATCGGTCAAAGGTGAAAGCGACCGTTAACCAGACTGAACTCTCGGTCACTGCATAAATTATCACCGTGCTCAGAGTACAAGCCGGAGTGTAGGACATAAAACTAAATggaaaataaatgccaacaatcCGATTAAATATGACAGCGGAGATAACGACCAGCAGGTCCGCCACTGCCATCGACACCAGGTACCGTGTGATGCatctggagagaccgcactttcctcggCACAGGACCACGATCGCCAATACATTAACTGCGGAGAAGGTACGCAAAATTATAAAACGGGAATATTATTCGAGTTTCTAAAAACAAAATCCATATTTTAATAACCCGCGGTGACGTTTGCATATTGTGGAAGGAAATGAAACCTGAGAAGTAAGAGTTAACAAAACCACGAGGATAGCAGAGTAAAGAGCAAATGTGGTCTGTCTGTCTACTCATACTAATTTGGAATAAGTCCTGTTAGAAATGAAGAACTGATAACACACAGATGTAGTAAATCTTGTTAATGAAGAACGGATAAGCACGGATATCGTGTGTAAGGAGGAACACTTAGACCTCAAGGCTATATAACTGATAAATTGGTTTTTATAATCAATGGTGGCGGGGGGGTACCATAGGCCTTCAAGACTACATGACTAACGGCCTCGTTTCTTCGAATTAATGGGGAACTGGTTGTGCATGTGGGGATCCGATCTAATtttgtggaaggtatggaagtttCCTGAACCTTGTCGATAAGGTCTAAGCAAGAACTCTTGACACTTGACAACTGCTGAACTGCATATATTTTAAGGCGCAAAAGGATATACTTGTGCTTGTTTTAGCAAAGTTTCTTTGTGGGCTCTCCGCGGTCACATAATAAAGTAATTAAACCGAATACCGGCGTCTGTATCTTTCTTTCAGTCTAATCGGACACATATTTCACTGACACATATTAAAGAGCTCTCCTGTCACACATGTCTCAGAAGTTGCGATACTTGGTTGTCAATTTTCGGATGATTCAGAATAATTGTAATAAGTGTTTCACAAAGACAGTATTAGAATATTGTGACTGGTTCAATTAAGAAATATTAGCCACATTTCCTGCGAACTAGAATGCAGCTGCATGGCCCATTGGCTCGATACCGTCACACAGAGACATAGTAGCATCTGCTGGTTGTCCCAATAAACCACATTCCGCACATTCGCATCAACGCACATACCCAGCTTTActagaggcaatttacaatgCTGAATTACGTTGGCAAACTCCACATCTTTGGTATGTGTGTGGAAATCGTAGCACCCTTCGGGCGCCCAGTCACAGAGCAAGCGTGCAGACTCCATTCGTATAGCACTTGAAATCGGCAATAAATCCGGAAATACAAGGCAACAGTTCTACTAGATGCCCACAAAGAATGACAAGTTATGGAATCACTGAAATAATATTACGTTTTGCACTGGCAAGCAGTTCCCTGTTGTGTtgcttttctgttttttttttctaattattttcttCTCTTGAGGAATCAATGCCAAATTGAGTGGGAAACCGGTTGTTAATTTGTTGAGAATTTCGTGATCTTTGCCGTATTTCAAGTGACGGATCATGATAGTATTGGCTCATGAATGGACGATAGTAAATGATCAATACTTCCTTGCACGCAATGAAAATAATATCCAGGATCGctgatatatcgctgtgtacacGTTTTAATCCACTGCGTAATCTTACGGTCAGCTCCGAGGGACCACTGTTGGGAAAAGAAAGTTCACAAACTTTGCAGCTGTGTTCTTGGTGTGTAATAATCCCTGAAAATATTTTTAATTACACTGAGTGTCCTGGAAAATTAACTCATAACAAATCGTCAATAAAACATAAACTTAGCAATATAAATCATCAACGACCAAGGTAATTTAATTTTGTAAAGAGTGGATTAGTCCACTGACTCACCTGGAACTCCTATAGCTGCGAGCACAGGGTAGTAAATAGCATAAACGGGACCACTTATTCGGCCGTGCATTTTGTATGAGAAACGACGCTCTATCCTGTGGTAGTCGACCTGATGTTCCCTGATTCCAGTCTTCAAGGATTTGCTCTTTTAACGATGTGAGAAATCTACAGATATTCAACTCACTCCGCCAGTTATTCCCTGTTCTGCACAAACTAGTTCATCTCTCGCCCTCCCGCATCATATTTGATCAGGTAGTTCAGAATTATCAGCGTCAGAAACACATTACGTGCGGCGGAATTCAAGGGAAATTGCACTAAAACGACTTCGTGCCCCCGAAATATACAACTTGCCTCTTCATGTGATGGGTCGTTACTAAGTATGAGTAAATGTCCTAATGTACAAATCATCCTCCTATTTGACGTATATTTGAAACATGAGACGTCATTGCTGACACTGGAATACACACTAACAGATAGAAAGATATTGAGATATCATACATGTCTGACCGAACACAATACATAATCTTCTTTTTCCGGCGGCCCGATTGAACAGACCGAGGGAAGAGAAAACTTTCATGTCCGTGAGTGAGGTTTCAAAAGGAGCGTTCGCGGCCTATCGGCCTTATACGGTCTCCCGAAACGGTTCGGTCCCGAGAGAAAAGGCAACTCACAGATCTGTGGGTGAGATTTAAAAAAGAGAGGTTGCGGTTCTTGGCATTTCCCGCCGGCCAGTCGATACGGCATCAAATAGCCAGTCATTAGAAAGCGAAAATAAAAGTATGCAGGGGCAAGCGGAGTGGgtattgtgtgagtggaccagtatTGGGGTGGTGACGCTTTGGCTCTTCAGGCTTCAGCGAGAATAGGCTTGGTCGAGATACCTATCTGGTAAGTTACTTGTCTGTTGGTACGTAGTTAAAACAGAGAGGATGGAGTTCGGGGCTGTGCTGTTTTCTTTGCGTGAGATGCAGGAATTCCCTCTAGCCTcccggataaccacatctgcaacaggtgcactgagttgcagctcctcagaggaAATGTTAAAAACTGGAGGGATAGTTTGATGTCCTTCGGTTCATGCGGGAAACTAGGGAGCGGCAgcgagatagtcacccctaagtttcAGGGGGCGGGTAGCTGGGTGACTTTCAGGAGAGAGCAAGGAAATAGGCAGGCGGTACAATCTACTACAGTATCCGTTCCCATCAATAACAAATACTTCAATTGTCTTTCAATACTGTTGCTGTCAGGGGGTGTGCCGTATCTACTGGTAATGATAGGAGGTTCCATAGTTAGAGGATacgacaagagattctgcggacaCGATGGAGTCACCGGATGGTTTGTGGCCTCCCAGGTGTCAGtgtcagggacatctcggatcgggtccacgGCGTTCTAACGGAGGAGGCAAACCTTTAGAATGTGTTAGTACATATCGTCACCAATGAAATGGTTAGAAAAGGGAGAAGTTCTCCTGAGCAGAGAGCTTAagggagttaggcagaaagctgaaaagcaggacctccaggatagttaTCTCTGGATTGCTCCGGGTGTCTCGCGCTAGTGAGGGTAACCGGGTGAGCTGTTAGATGAATACGCGGCTTTGGCGCAGGAGGGCgcggtttcagatttctggatcattggattctcttcaggggaaggtatgacttgtgtAAAAGGGACGGATTAGACCTGAGTCAAGTGAATAAGTAAATAACTTTGCGGGAGGGTGCTAGAACTGTTGGTGAGAGTTTAAACCAATTTTCACGGGGATGGGAAATtaagtgatagggcagaggatggggcaattgatctacaagcagaagcagtgtgtagtgagactgtcaggaaggacggacagatgacagggcaaaattacagtcattgAGATGGATTGCAGGGTAGCAGggagacaaaatcgaaaagggcgtCGTATACAGCACCTAAGGTGTTAAATGACACAGGAAAAATCTAATACTCATGACCGTTTAACAAGTTGATCTGCAGAATGCTGAGAAACATTCATACAGATATTTTTCTCCTCTCTTTCAACATACTCTGACCTTCTCGATATACCTGTCCCCCTTTTCAACTCACGCACTGACACTAGTCCTGAGAGGATTCTCCTCTCTTTCTGTCAGGAATTAACCCCTTTTTGTACCATTCAAAACCCCTTACACTAGTCTTTTCCCAAGCATTCCCATGTATTTGTTACCTGTACTTGTGCAATGATCTCACCTTCCTCAGACAAATGTTTTTCGCCATTATCCACAGTTATGTCTGTAGACTTGTATTCCCTTAACTTTTTCAAAACATTGCAGCGTACTAGTTCTCTTGTACTTTCTCAAAACAATCCCCCTTCAAGCTAACAAAATTTTGCAAACAAACTTCGATCTCATTTCAGCATATACCAAAGAGGAATCAAGTTTATCTCTTTTCTTACAGACCACCAGGACGTAATGAAATCCCTGTTAAGCAAGAAGCAGACCGTGTGGAAATCACCCACTTGAAAGGTCTCATCAACTGCGTAAATGCCACGGAGAGGTAGGAAGTCGAGGTAATGGAATTAGTTCTCTACAAGAAGTAGTACGAGCCAGTATAGTTGTTAATCACTTCTCTGGAAATGTACCAACGTACGGACCTGAACTAGAGGACATGATTGCTGTCTGGATTCAGTGAGAAGTAAAATCTTTACAAGCTTTCAGAAGACAATTGTTCTCATTTAAGTAATATGGCTGGTATGTTTGTCATGCACAACATTGGGATAGAAGTTGGGGCATCTCGCTGACAGATCGAATACCTGTGACAGAAGGGATAACGGGATCCAACTTAAGTTCAAAATTAAATCAACTTTTGTTTATTTCTATTATCCGATATGGACAATCCAAATCTGTTGTGGAGTATGTTGCCATAGAAGTGTTGGAACAAAGATTTACCGACAGGGTTCTAGGGTTGGAGGGGTTGTGAGGGGGAGAGTTTTTATAGACGAAAGCtctatacttcattgtcacgggAAAAACGGAACAGTCGTTTCATTCCTAAGATTCAAAAACGAATTGTAGTTTGGAAAATCAGGTACGTTGTGCTGAAATTGTGCAATATATTTCTTATGTACACTGAAGGCATAGAATGTGTATCTCTGACGAAACAATTGTAAAAGCAC is a window of Mobula birostris isolate sMobBir1 chromosome 10, sMobBir1.hap1, whole genome shotgun sequence DNA encoding:
- the LOC140203661 gene encoding probable G-protein coupled receptor 139; translated protein: MHGRISGPVYAIYYPVLAAIGVPVNVLAIVVLCRGKCGLSRCITRYLVSMAVADLLVVISAVIFNRIVGIYFPFSFMSYTPACTLSTVIIYAVTESSVWLTVAFTFDRFVAICCPKLKTNYCTERTAAVVIWTIGVLSCLKSAPWYFIYEPLYTINNMSWFCNVVSSYFTSVAWTIYDWFARTLNPGLPFVFIFLLNGLTVRHILVANKARRRLRASSNGKIVNDPETESRRKSIILLFAISGSFILLWMTYVVDFLYVQISNEPYFSGSNFNDPRFIRQESGNMLQLLSCCTNTCIYVATQRKFREELKTAAKYIGNQIAALVK